tatacacacacatacacacacacacacactatatacaaataaataaataaacaaacttctTTTGGGACGttctctccattattattatttgtgtttatttatacagcgccatattatttattttattatattttacttattttagtataaagtaaatatattattatgatataatatataattatatataaattttataattttactcaatttattttaatatatatatatatatacacacacaatattatatattatataatatatattgcacatataataaaataaataataaattgtatataatataatattaattataatatatatattataaattatatattacaATAATATAcccctttaaattataatatattgtatgaattatatgtataaatatacaaatataatataaaataaatatatataattatatattagaTATTAGAtactttataatatatatataatcaaaataacatatataacatataatgtatatataatatgttatgtaatataatattatatgtaaatatatatacaatttatgttattttatttatattatatatatatatatatatatacacataaaatattataataaagactattatatatataaattatttattttatcttattgattatatattatattatattacaataatactgtaatattatgttataataataattacaataattaaaacaatattaattcagcaactctgctgatttaaagctagaccctaacaggcttggctatGACATTTGTGATATTTAAATGTTTgtgtttccttagcaaaggctgCCCTACGAAGCCAAAGCTCCCTTCAGCCAatatggccaagaaaatccccagAAACGTtgtccacagggttgccatacaacagaagcagcttgaaggcataGGAGCACTACACTTATTATTATATGATCCCTCTCCCCACAGGTGACTCCGAATCACTGTATTATTAGTTCAGGAGCACATGATATCTGCCCTGTCAGAGGATATACATCTCGGTTCTTGATTTAAATCTGTGTTTTCGAACTGTGCTGGAATGGAGAATGACCGCTGTCAGAGTCCAGACCTAACTGGGTGTCCTTGTCCCTTTCCCATCCTCAGGCGCATGGTCATCGGAGATGGACAAATTCCTCATCCAGGGGTCCCTCAAGGCCACGGCCGGAAAGACTAAAAGGACACCCCTTGGACCAAAGGCGGGGGATGCAGCCcttgcggaggaggaggaagaggaagggggacCGGAGGACAAGCGGCCCAAGTTGTGGGCATCCCCTCAAAACAATGAGACCCCCTCCACAGGGAACCCTTGGAAAAAGATCCGGGCAGAGGGACTCAGCTGCGACTACAAGGTCCTCTTTAGCAGAGACGAAGCCGACAGGATCTTCCGCGAACTCGAAAAGGAAATAGTCTATTTTGAAGGTAGGTAGAAAACCTGGAACCTCAAGAGGagaggatcaagattcaaaataaaCCTAATAgataagaaagctgggccagaactaacaaaaggAATTGCccaccaatggctcctcctcttcatcctggagaagagtgaccagtggggccctctcctgggcccagggctCAGTCATGgctcctcttctccttcatccTGGTGAGGAATGACCGGTGGGATGTCcagtggggtctgtcctgggcccagggctcagcagtggctcctc
This genomic interval from Sceloporus undulatus isolate JIND9_A2432 ecotype Alabama unplaced genomic scaffold, SceUnd_v1.1 scaffold_5885, whole genome shotgun sequence contains the following:
- the LOC121918205 gene encoding DNA oxidative demethylase ALKBH2-like — its product is MDKFLIQGSLKATAGKTKRTPLGPKAGDAALAEEEEEEGGPEDKRPKLWASPQNNETPSTGNPWKKIRAEGLSCDYKVLFSRDEADRIFRELEKEIVYFEGDLTKLHVFGKWHNIPRKQVTYGDDGLTYTYSGVTFSPRPWIPVLDRIRDRVRMATGHSFNFVLINR